The stretch of DNA TCGGGGCGCCCGCTTTTCGGCGCTCCGCTGCTGCGCTCGCTACGTGGGGCCTTGCGTGCGGGCGCGTGGCCCGTGGCACGTCGGTTGCTCGGGTCGGGGGCATGGCTGACAGCACCCGCAGTTTGATCCGGACCCTCCGCCAGCAGCTTGGCATGACGCAGGAAGAGTTCGCCCACGAGATCGCGGTGACCGTGTCCACGGTCAACCGGTGGGAGAACGCGCACGCCGAGCCGTCGAAGCTCGCCTGGAAGGCGATCAAGGATCTCGCCCGCCAGCGAGGTCTGCCGGCGGAGGGCATGCGCACGCTCGAGTCGTTCTGAGCGCCAACCTCCGCCCGCGCGGCCGAGGCGCGGCATCCGTCCCGGTCGCGAATCAGATCGGGATCCGGATGCCCCGCCGGCC from Deltaproteobacteria bacterium encodes:
- a CDS encoding helix-turn-helix transcriptional regulator, with translation MADSTRSLIRTLRQQLGMTQEEFAHEIAVTVSTVNRWENAHAEPSKLAWKAIKDLARQRGLPAEGMRTLESF